The following coding sequences lie in one Microbacterium sp. XT11 genomic window:
- a CDS encoding ribosomal protein L7/L12, with protein MDLLWIALGVAALLVVVFVVRAALRSMRPKVPTPAAPTTAIPVIRTSVPRALSPATAAEVDRLVRAEQKIAAIKVLRDATGVSLQEAKDRVDRWVPGGDAAQQLSPPGGPIDTAATLSGMRSASEVRATLSPSVAEEIDRLVVTEQPVAAIKLLRDHTGYGLKESKHLVETWGRGPR; from the coding sequence ATGGACCTGCTCTGGATCGCCCTCGGCGTCGCCGCCCTCCTCGTCGTCGTCTTCGTGGTTCGTGCCGCTCTCCGGTCGATGAGACCGAAGGTGCCGACTCCCGCAGCGCCGACAACGGCGATCCCGGTGATCCGCACGAGCGTTCCGCGTGCCCTGTCTCCCGCGACTGCGGCCGAGGTCGATCGTCTGGTGCGCGCAGAACAGAAGATCGCGGCGATCAAGGTGCTGCGCGACGCGACGGGCGTATCGCTGCAGGAGGCGAAGGACCGCGTCGATCGCTGGGTTCCCGGCGGCGATGCAGCGCAACAGCTGTCTCCTCCTGGCGGGCCGATCGACACCGCAGCCACTCTGTCGGGGATGCGCTCCGCGAGTGAGGTGCGCGCCACGCTTTCGCCGTCCGTCGCTGAGGAGATCGACCGGCTCGTGGTGACAGAGCAGCCCGTCGCCGCCATCAAGCTGCTCCGCGACCACACCGGATACGGACTCAAGGAGTCGAAGCACCTGGTCGAGACGTGGGGGCGCGGGCCGCGCTAG
- a CDS encoding carbohydrate ABC transporter permease yields MTITGTTMTATRRITVPDPASAPRPKARVSVGGIVRVVGLGLWLVITLFPLYWIALTSFKSPGTINAFPIEYWPSEPSLQNYISLFEKSSFGVFLGNSALVAVIGGGVATLIALLSAYVLARFEFRGKGAILIAFLLTQMIPAFIALGPLYSMMTDLGLVDTKPGLILVYIAICIPFSTVMLRGFFENVPDALEEAAMIDGCSRLGALFRVLVPVMTPGIIAAFIFNFVNCWNELFLSVVLMNTDANRTVPSALNGFISTFNIDWGSMSAAAVLTILPTMAMFALASRWIVQGLTAGAVKE; encoded by the coding sequence ATGACGATCACCGGAACCACCATGACGGCGACCCGCAGGATCACCGTTCCCGACCCGGCATCCGCCCCTCGCCCCAAGGCGCGGGTCAGCGTCGGCGGGATCGTGCGCGTCGTCGGGCTCGGCCTGTGGCTCGTGATCACCCTGTTCCCGCTGTACTGGATCGCGCTGACGTCGTTCAAGTCACCGGGCACGATCAACGCGTTCCCGATCGAGTACTGGCCGAGCGAGCCGTCGCTGCAGAACTACATCAGCCTGTTCGAGAAGAGCTCCTTCGGCGTCTTCCTCGGCAACTCGGCACTCGTGGCGGTGATCGGCGGAGGGGTCGCGACGCTCATCGCGCTGCTCAGCGCGTACGTGCTGGCGCGTTTCGAGTTCCGGGGGAAGGGCGCGATCCTCATCGCGTTCCTCCTCACGCAGATGATCCCGGCGTTCATCGCGCTCGGCCCGCTGTACTCGATGATGACCGACCTCGGCCTCGTCGACACCAAGCCCGGTCTGATCCTCGTGTACATCGCCATCTGCATCCCCTTCTCGACGGTCATGCTCCGCGGGTTCTTCGAGAACGTCCCCGACGCGCTCGAAGAGGCCGCCATGATCGACGGATGCTCGCGCCTCGGAGCCCTGTTCCGGGTGCTGGTCCCGGTGATGACGCCCGGCATCATCGCGGCGTTCATCTTCAACTTCGTCAACTGCTGGAACGAGCTGTTCCTCTCGGTGGTGCTGATGAACACCGACGCGAACCGCACGGTCCCGTCGGCGCTGAACGGCTTCATCTCGACGTTCAACATCGACTGGGGTTCGATGTCGGCCGCGGCCGTGCTGACCATCCTGCCGACCATGGCGATGTTCGCCCTGGCGAGCCGCTGGATCGTGCAGGGGCTGACCGCGGGAGCCGTGAAGGAGTAG
- the rlmN gene encoding 23S rRNA (adenine(2503)-C(2))-methyltransferase RlmN, with product MTDTPRTRQTRPASASPQGEIRTTGGTQVRPRTEGWTQQKDAEGRPLLQFASPKRGKPPVHLADLTPAERIEKVKELGLPGFRAKQLATHYFAHYTSDPAEMTDLPAGIRDDLVAGMLPPLLTEVRRLETDRGDTIKFLWRLHDGALVESVLMRYPGRITLCVSSQAGCGMNCPFCATGQAGLTRNMSTAEIIEQIVRANRAIANGELGGKRRDDHSMERVSNIVFMGMGEPLANYKRVMDAVRVMVAQQPEGLGMSARGITVSTVGLVPAIKKLADENIPVTFALSLHAPDDHLRDELIPVNSRWKVDEALDAAYEYFQKTGRRVSIEYALIKDMNDHAWRADLLAEKLNARGRGWVHVNPIPLNPTPGSIWTSSEKDVQDEFVRRLNDAGIPTTLRDTRGKEIDGACGQLVATTEDEAAAAAMA from the coding sequence ATGACCGACACTCCCCGCACGCGCCAGACGCGGCCGGCATCCGCGTCCCCGCAGGGGGAGATCCGCACGACGGGCGGTACGCAGGTGCGCCCCCGCACCGAAGGCTGGACCCAGCAGAAGGATGCCGAAGGCCGTCCTCTCCTGCAGTTTGCGAGCCCTAAGCGCGGCAAGCCGCCCGTGCACCTCGCCGACCTCACACCGGCCGAGCGCATCGAGAAGGTGAAGGAGCTGGGGCTCCCCGGCTTCCGTGCCAAGCAACTCGCCACCCACTACTTCGCGCACTACACGTCCGACCCCGCGGAGATGACCGACCTCCCCGCCGGCATCCGCGACGACCTCGTCGCCGGCATGCTCCCGCCGCTCCTCACGGAGGTGCGCCGCCTGGAGACCGACCGCGGCGACACCATCAAGTTCCTGTGGCGCCTGCACGACGGTGCCCTCGTCGAGTCCGTGCTCATGCGCTATCCCGGCCGGATCACGCTGTGCGTATCGAGCCAGGCCGGCTGCGGCATGAACTGCCCCTTCTGCGCCACGGGCCAGGCGGGTCTCACCCGCAACATGTCGACCGCCGAGATCATCGAGCAGATCGTGCGGGCCAACCGCGCCATCGCGAACGGCGAGCTCGGCGGCAAGCGCCGTGACGACCACTCGATGGAGCGCGTCAGCAACATCGTCTTCATGGGCATGGGTGAGCCGTTGGCCAACTACAAGCGTGTGATGGACGCCGTCCGCGTCATGGTGGCGCAGCAGCCCGAGGGTCTGGGCATGAGCGCCCGCGGCATCACGGTCTCGACCGTCGGACTCGTGCCGGCGATCAAGAAGCTCGCCGACGAGAACATCCCCGTGACCTTCGCGCTCTCCCTCCACGCGCCCGACGACCACCTGCGCGACGAGCTCATCCCGGTGAACTCCCGGTGGAAGGTCGACGAGGCCCTCGACGCCGCCTACGAGTACTTCCAGAAGACCGGTCGCCGCGTGTCGATCGAGTACGCGCTCATCAAGGACATGAACGACCACGCCTGGCGCGCCGACCTGCTCGCCGAGAAGCTCAACGCCCGCGGCCGTGGCTGGGTGCACGTGAACCCCATCCCGCTGAACCCGACGCCGGGGTCGATCTGGACCTCATCGGAGAAGGACGTGCAGGACGAGTTCGTGCGGCGCCTCAACGATGCCGGCATCCCGACGACCCTCCGCGACACCCGCGGCAAGGAGATCGACGGCGCGTGCGGACAGCTCGTCGCGACCACGGAGGACGAGGCCGCCGCGGCCGCGATGGCCTGA
- a CDS encoding SixA phosphatase family protein — translation MKTLLLARHAKSDWSLSGVGDHERPLNRRGRRDAPVMATRLVDDGLALDHLVSSSATRARSTAEAYAAAFRLSVVEEPLLYAASARSILAIAAALPDESEVAMLVGHNPGMSDAVLELTGSSVGMPTCAVAECAVDIGSWAELIEGSGRMLRLRTPRDGE, via the coding sequence ATGAAGACGCTGCTTCTCGCGCGGCACGCGAAGTCCGACTGGAGCCTCTCCGGCGTGGGCGACCACGAGCGTCCTCTCAACAGGCGCGGACGCCGCGACGCGCCCGTCATGGCGACGCGGCTCGTCGACGACGGGCTCGCGCTGGACCACCTGGTCTCGAGCAGTGCGACCCGCGCGCGCAGCACGGCAGAGGCGTATGCCGCCGCGTTCCGGCTCTCCGTCGTCGAGGAGCCGCTGCTGTACGCGGCATCCGCTCGCTCGATCCTCGCGATCGCAGCTGCGCTGCCCGACGAGAGCGAGGTCGCGATGCTCGTGGGGCACAACCCCGGCATGAGCGATGCGGTGCTCGAGCTCACCGGATCGAGCGTGGGGATGCCCACGTGCGCCGTCGCAGAGTGCGCGGTCGACATCGGCTCCTGGGCCGAGCTCATCGAGGGGTCTGGGCGGATGCTGCGCCTCCGCACGCCCCGCGATGGCGAGTAG
- a CDS encoding carbohydrate ABC transporter permease, with protein sequence MTVASARTRGGTVGTAGGASSRRRPFRGRHALTLLGFMLPAIVFVCWFTYWPMLQGARMAFHDWNLWDLTSTPFVGFDNFLAVFRDPAFPTVAANSVLWVVGSLVPQLVIGFLIALALRKRFRFRGLYQALVFFPWAVSGFLIGMLFRWMFNAEFGVVNDLLMKAGIIDAPLPWLADPKLAMFAVIVANIWYGVTFFAIMILAALQSVPDEVLEAASLDGAGKVRQLFSIIIPYISMTLLLTVLLRVIWIFNFPDIIYAMTNGGPANQTHIITTWMINYTQQGNYGIASAIGLIVVAFLFVFCAFYLMAMRRVQR encoded by the coding sequence ATGACCGTGGCATCCGCCCGCACGAGGGGAGGCACCGTCGGCACCGCCGGCGGCGCCTCCTCCCGCCGCCGTCCGTTCCGCGGCCGACACGCGCTCACGCTCCTCGGGTTCATGCTCCCGGCGATCGTGTTCGTGTGCTGGTTCACCTACTGGCCGATGCTGCAGGGTGCCCGCATGGCGTTCCACGACTGGAACCTGTGGGACCTCACGTCGACGCCGTTCGTCGGCTTCGACAACTTCCTCGCCGTGTTCCGCGACCCGGCCTTCCCAACGGTGGCGGCCAACTCGGTGCTGTGGGTGGTGGGCTCGCTCGTGCCGCAGCTCGTCATCGGCTTCCTCATCGCGCTCGCACTGCGCAAGAGGTTCCGCTTCCGCGGTCTCTACCAGGCGCTGGTCTTCTTCCCGTGGGCGGTCTCCGGATTCCTCATCGGGATGCTGTTCCGCTGGATGTTCAACGCCGAGTTCGGCGTCGTGAACGACCTGCTCATGAAGGCGGGCATCATCGACGCGCCGCTGCCGTGGCTGGCCGACCCGAAGCTCGCGATGTTCGCGGTGATCGTCGCCAACATCTGGTACGGCGTGACGTTCTTCGCGATCATGATCCTCGCGGCGCTGCAGTCGGTTCCCGACGAGGTGCTCGAGGCGGCCAGCCTCGACGGTGCGGGCAAGGTCCGGCAGCTGTTCTCGATCATCATCCCCTACATCTCGATGACGCTGCTCCTCACTGTCCTCCTCCGGGTCATCTGGATCTTCAACTTCCCCGACATCATCTACGCGATGACGAACGGCGGACCGGCGAACCAGACGCACATCATCACGACCTGGATGATCAACTACACGCAGCAGGGCAACTACGGCATCGCGAGCGCCATCGGCCTGATCGTCGTCGCGTTCCTGTTCGTGTTCTGCGCGTTCTACCTGATGGCGATGCGGAGGGTCCAGCGATGA
- a CDS encoding DUF4407 domain-containing protein produces the protein MDYSAHRPGRMDSQGRITFETDGPEGSVTDDDLDFLRAYEPTGSAPASDDGGADTTTHPTAVIDPADHDGTDAETASARPTKAPRPRREKKSRVPGSRLRTLAILGGAEGEILDRVPGETPRFVQMFFVLAGTALVSAISMLFALTTGVQAAIWLAVPLALVWALIIFNLDRFLTSTMSSTKNVWRLIGLAIPRVIMAAIIGFVVAEPLVLQIFHNDIAREVASTNITQAQSDQDALENGPEKKALDAASDRLAELQNQAATGIVAGTDSASASEAAAQATVDDLTAKMTAQQTVIDQARALYQCELTGEGAGTVPGCTGVNGQGASSDAAKTQLAEAQQTYDALAAQLRTANDELAAASTSAKENTASSEKQNREEAQAQLPAAQKTYESALAAYNARTDAVAQGNAGAVGLLSQISGLNRLSEKEPTILWAHWLIAALFFMIELLPVLVKVLTSYGEPTLYERAAAIRKQVDLDKVTAEGFRDRADIVTASSASATAQPV, from the coding sequence ATGGACTACTCCGCGCATCGCCCGGGCCGGATGGACTCCCAGGGTCGGATCACGTTCGAGACCGACGGTCCCGAAGGCTCGGTCACCGACGACGACCTCGACTTCCTCCGCGCGTACGAGCCGACCGGCAGCGCGCCGGCCTCTGACGACGGCGGCGCCGACACGACGACGCACCCGACCGCGGTCATCGACCCCGCGGACCACGACGGCACCGATGCCGAGACGGCATCCGCCCGCCCGACGAAGGCACCGCGCCCCCGCCGGGAGAAGAAGTCGCGCGTTCCCGGCTCCCGACTGCGCACTCTCGCGATCCTCGGCGGCGCGGAGGGGGAGATCCTCGACCGCGTGCCCGGAGAGACGCCGCGCTTCGTGCAGATGTTCTTCGTGCTCGCCGGCACCGCGCTCGTCTCGGCGATCTCCATGCTGTTCGCCCTCACGACCGGCGTGCAGGCCGCGATCTGGCTGGCGGTGCCGCTCGCGCTCGTGTGGGCGCTCATCATCTTCAACCTCGACCGCTTCCTGACCTCGACCATGTCGTCGACGAAGAACGTGTGGCGGCTCATCGGCCTCGCCATCCCGCGTGTCATCATGGCCGCGATCATCGGCTTCGTCGTCGCCGAGCCCCTCGTGCTGCAGATCTTCCACAACGACATCGCCCGCGAGGTCGCGTCCACGAACATCACCCAGGCGCAGTCCGACCAGGATGCACTGGAGAACGGCCCCGAGAAGAAGGCGCTGGACGCGGCATCCGATCGGCTCGCGGAACTGCAGAACCAGGCGGCGACGGGCATCGTCGCCGGCACGGACTCGGCGTCGGCGAGCGAGGCGGCCGCGCAGGCCACCGTCGACGACCTCACCGCCAAGATGACGGCCCAGCAGACGGTGATCGACCAGGCGCGAGCTCTCTACCAGTGCGAGCTCACCGGCGAGGGGGCGGGCACGGTGCCAGGATGCACGGGCGTGAACGGCCAGGGCGCGAGCTCCGACGCAGCCAAGACCCAGCTCGCCGAGGCGCAGCAGACCTACGACGCACTCGCGGCGCAGCTGCGCACAGCCAACGACGAGCTGGCGGCGGCGAGCACGTCGGCCAAGGAGAACACCGCCTCGTCGGAGAAGCAGAATCGCGAGGAGGCGCAGGCTCAGCTGCCCGCTGCGCAGAAGACCTACGAGTCCGCGCTCGCCGCATACAACGCGAGGACGGATGCCGTGGCGCAGGGCAATGCCGGAGCGGTCGGGCTCCTCAGCCAGATCAGCGGACTGAACCGGCTCAGTGAGAAGGAGCCGACGATCCTGTGGGCCCACTGGCTGATCGCGGCGCTGTTCTTCATGATCGAGTTGCTGCCCGTGCTCGTGAAGGTGCTGACGTCGTACGGCGAGCCCACGCTCTATGAGCGCGCGGCGGCGATCCGCAAGCAGGTCGACCTCGACAAGGTCACGGCCGAGGGCTTCCGTGACCGCGCCGACATCGTCACCGCGTCATCGGCATCCGCCACTGCTCAGCCGGTCTGA
- a CDS encoding aldo/keto reductase family protein produces MVNYRYLGNSGLKVSEITYGNWVTHASQVDDDAAVKTVHAALDAGITTFDTADTYANTAAEVVLGKALEGQRRESLEIFTKVYFPTGPKGPNDTGLSRKHIMESINGSLKRLGTDYVDLYQAHRFDYETPLEETFQAFADVVRQGKALYIGVSEWTAEQLREGHALAKQLGIQLISNQPQYSMLWRVIEGKVVPASEELGISQIVWSPMAQGVLSGKYIPGQPVPEGSRATDPHSGSHFIKDFLRDEILTAVQKLKPVAEQAGLTMPQLAIAWVLQNPNVAAALVGASRPEQLADTVKASGVKLDADTMAAIDTALGDVVNRDAENTYSVSPKSRLV; encoded by the coding sequence ATGGTCAACTATCGCTATCTCGGCAACAGCGGTCTCAAGGTCTCGGAGATCACCTACGGCAACTGGGTCACGCACGCGTCGCAGGTCGACGACGACGCCGCGGTCAAGACGGTCCACGCCGCGCTCGACGCCGGCATCACCACGTTCGACACCGCCGACACCTACGCCAACACGGCAGCGGAGGTCGTGCTCGGCAAGGCCCTCGAAGGGCAGCGCCGCGAGAGCCTCGAGATCTTCACGAAGGTCTACTTCCCGACCGGCCCCAAGGGCCCCAACGACACCGGCCTCAGCCGCAAGCACATCATGGAGTCCATCAACGGCTCGCTCAAGCGCCTCGGCACCGACTACGTCGACCTCTACCAGGCGCACCGCTTCGACTATGAGACGCCGCTGGAGGAGACGTTCCAGGCCTTCGCGGATGTCGTCCGGCAGGGCAAGGCGCTCTACATCGGCGTCTCGGAGTGGACCGCCGAGCAACTGCGCGAGGGGCACGCGCTCGCGAAGCAGCTCGGCATCCAGCTCATCTCCAACCAGCCGCAGTACTCCATGCTGTGGCGGGTGATCGAGGGCAAGGTCGTGCCGGCATCCGAGGAGCTCGGCATCTCGCAGATCGTGTGGTCGCCGATGGCGCAGGGCGTGCTCAGCGGCAAGTACATCCCCGGCCAGCCGGTGCCGGAGGGCTCGCGGGCGACCGACCCGCACTCCGGATCGCACTTCATCAAGGACTTCCTGCGCGACGAGATTCTCACCGCGGTGCAGAAGCTCAAGCCGGTCGCGGAGCAGGCGGGGCTCACGATGCCGCAGCTCGCGATCGCATGGGTGCTGCAGAACCCGAACGTCGCAGCCGCCCTGGTCGGCGCCTCACGTCCGGAGCAGCTCGCCGACACGGTCAAGGCGTCCGGCGTGAAGCTGGATGCCGACACCATGGCGGCGATCGACACGGCACTGGGCGACGTCGTCAACCGGGATGCCGAGAACACCTACTCCGTGTCGCCGAAGAGCCGGCTCGTCTGA